Proteins found in one Mytilus edulis chromosome 2, xbMytEdul2.2, whole genome shotgun sequence genomic segment:
- the LOC139510742 gene encoding uncharacterized protein — MSLKETAAFLAESRKIVNQSKADDSYVLLNMILQVVTTMDNRMQKIEKGVNKIDELKNIITSIVARIGDLEKTVHDIKLKNSEMESNIEGISNVFDEVNNINKEYKAKIQNLSSKFNQLENSTKSEIGKLRVKNEKVQKLESNILDLQCRSMKNNLIFSGLAYNKDENCQAKLRNFIYEELQIEHHIEFGNVHRFGKIGMNRAKPFVARFLYRQDLECVLRKAFRLKGKPFSINEQFPAEVETRRKKLYPIMKQARQEGNQVSLVRDKLYINGEQFTFTENGNIDDQHRGQPNGGFRDVMMTPANANGRPYKRQRFGSSPSSESTHL, encoded by the coding sequence ATGTCACTGAAAGAAACGGCGGCATTTCTCGCTGAAAGTCGCAAAATAGTTAACCAATCAAAAGCAGATGATTCGTACGTTCTTTTAAACATGATCCTCCAAGTCGTCACGACCATGGATAACAGAATGCAAAAAATAGAGAAAGGTGTAAATAAAATAGATGAACTGAAAAATATAATCACATCTATAGTAGCGAGAATTGGGGATCTGGAAAAAACTGTTCATGACATTAAATTAAAGAATTCTGAAATGGAGAGTAATATTGAGGGCATAAGCAATGTATTTGACGaagtaaataatataaataaagaatacaaaGCAAAAATACAAAATCTCTCGTCGAAATTTAACCAACTTGAAAACTCAACAAAATCTGAAATCGGCAAACTCAGGGTAAAAAATGAAAAGGTACAAAAACTTGAATCGAACATACTAGACCTCCAGTGCAGATCCatgaaaaacaatttaatattttctggCCTAGCATACAATAAAGATGAAAACTGTCAAGCAAAATTGAGAAACTTCATCTACGAGGAGCTGCAAATTGAACACCACATAGAATTTGGCAACGTCCATAGATTTGGGAAAATTGGGATGAATAGAGCTAAACCATTTGTAGCGCGTTTTCTGTATCGACAAGACCTCGAATGCGTTCTCCGAAAAGCATTTCGCCTCAAGGGAAAGCCATTCAGTATAAACGAACAATTCCCCGCAGAGGTTGAAACTCGCCGTAAAAAACTTTATCCTATTATGAAACAGGCGAGGCAAGAGGGGAACCAGGTGTCATTAGTGCGGGACAAACTATACATAAACGGAGAACAATTCACATTCACAGAAAATGGTAATATAGATGATCAGCACAGAGGGCAACCGAATGGAGGGTTCAGAGACGTAATGATGACTCCAGCAAATGCTAACGGTCGACCTTACAAACGGCAAAGATTTGGGTCAAGCCCAAGTAGTGAATCAACTCACCTATAG